TGAAATTATCAACGTCCATTCAATAACATATCCGTCTCGCGCTCCATGCTGGACATCGAACGCGGGACGGATAAATGAGCTCCTATTCGCTCACTGTAATTTGTAACTTAAATAGTAGCGGAGTGCGGGGGGGCTTGTCAAGAGCTAAAAACTCCTATATATTAAACACTATATGAAAATAGACATCCATCCGAAGTATTATCCAGACGCGAAAATAACGTGCGCGTGCGGACACAAGTTTTCCATCGGCGGAACGAAGCCGGAATTAAGCGTGGAAATTTGTTCGCAGTGCCATCCGTTCTTTACGGGAAAAGAGAAACTCATTGACACCGCCGGCAAAGTGGAAAAGTTTAAAGCACGTCTTACCAAAGCGGCCAAGGCGCCGAAAGTGGAAAAGAAGCCGAGAGTAAAGAAGCAGGCGAAGTAGATTATCTCATATATAATAAGACCTATAAGACATATAGGTCTTATTCGTCTTATACAACAAATGGAAAACATCCAAAAAATTATATTAGAAGTCCGTGCCGGCGCCGGCGGCGACGAGGCATCCATTTTCGCCGGCGAGCTCGCGCGCATGTATCAACGCTATGCCGCGAAACGCGGCTGGGGTTTTGTGCCGCTGGACTCCAGTGCCGGAACGCTTGGCGGATACAAAACCTTCATCGGCAAGATGTCGGGCGCGGGCGTTTATGACGCCTTGAAACAGGAGTCCGGCGTGCACCGCATCCAGCGCGTGCCGGCAACAGAAAAAGCCGGAAGAGTACACACCTCCACCGCCTCAGTCATCGTACTTCCTGAGGTAGAGGCAAAGGACGTGACGCTGAACATGAACGACTTAGAAATCACCTTCCAGCGCGCCGGCGGTCCGGGCGGACAAAACGTGAACAAAGTGGAAACCGCGGTACGCATTGTCCACAAACCCACCGGTATTTCCGTATTCTCACGCGCCGAGCGCAACCAACATGCCAACAGAGAAGCGGCTTTGGATATCATCCGCGCGAAACTCTACGAAATGCAAAAGGAGGAGGAAGCGAAAAAACTCGGGGCCTCCCGCCACGACCTTGTCGGCACCGGCGACCGCTCGGAAAAAATACGCACCTACAACTTCCCCGACGACCGCATCACCGACCACCGCTTCAATGCGAAAGTACACAACATTGAAAAAGTCCTGAACGGCGACCTCGACGTCTTACTCGAAAAGATAAAGAAACAAAAACCGGTCGCCTAAGGCGACCGGTTTTTGTTATGCAAGCCGTGCTTGAATTTTCGGCAACA
This region of bacterium genomic DNA includes:
- a CDS encoding PCRF domain-containing protein, which produces MENIQKIILEVRAGAGGDEASIFAGELARMYQRYAAKRGWGFVPLDSSAGTLGGYKTFIGKMSGAGVYDALKQESGVHRIQRVPATEKAGRVHTSTASVIVLPEVEAKDVTLNMNDLEITFQRAGGPGGQNVNKVETAVRIVHKPTGISVFSRAERNQHANREAALDIIRAKLYEMQKEEEAKKLGASRHDLVGTGDRSEKIRTYNFPDDRITDHRFNAKVHNIEKVLNGDLDVLLEKIKKQKPVA
- the rpmE gene encoding 50S ribosomal protein L31, which translates into the protein MKIDIHPKYYPDAKITCACGHKFSIGGTKPELSVEICSQCHPFFTGKEKLIDTAGKVEKFKARLTKAAKAPKVEKKPRVKKQAK